Within the Sulfurospirillum barnesii SES-3 genome, the region GAAAGCTGCAGGTTGGAGAATGTCAAGCATGGACTTGTTGACTTTAGAGTACCATTTAAACATAAAGGTACTTTGTAGGGTACTGATTTCTAAAAAGTCGTTGTTACCAATATTATAGGGATCTAGGTTAATTTTAATATTTTGCTTAATAGCACTTGAGAGCGCAAAGCCACGGACCGTTGCCATTCCAAATAAGGAGACAGCATGTGCAATATTTTTAATTTCCCTGCTAAAGCCATACAGTGGAGAATTTGAAGATTTTAAAATATTAGCCGTAAGCATTGGGTCACTTTCAACCACTTTGACAAGATCATTTAAAGAGCTGTTTTTATCGACACAAATACGTTGGATTTTTAAAACCGTGTCATCAAGAGGCGGAAGTGATTTAATTTTTTTTAAAATGTTTTCATCCATGGTTTTTTCCTACTAATTTGTTATTAGCTCTATTCTATCTCGTGTTGGTTTATAGTTTGCTTTACACTTTTACATGTAACGTTTTTAAGTAACTCTTTTGTACAATGGCGCTATTTCATATTTACATGTAAGGATTGACAAATGGCAATAACCGTCTTCTACGACAAAGATTGTGATATAAGCATTATTCGCTCAAAAAAAGTAGCGATGATTGGTTTTGGTTCTCAAGGGCACGCACACGCTGAAAATCTTCGTGACAGTGGTGTTGAAGTTGTTGTTGGTCTTCGAAAAGATGGTAGTTCATGGGCAAAAGCAGAAGCAAAAGGCTTTAAAGTAATGAGCGTTGCTGAAGCAACAAAATACGCTGATGTGATTATGATTTTATTGCCAGATGAGATGCAAGGCGATGTATTTGCTGCTGAAATTAAGCCAAACTTAACTGAGGGAAAAGCCATTGCATTTGGTCATGGTTTTAACATTCATTATGGTCAAATTATTACTCCAAAAGGTGTGGATTGTATTATGGTTGCTCCTAAAGCACCAGGGCACACCGTAAGAAGTGAGTTTGTAAACGGTGGCGGTATTCCTGATCTTATCGCAATTGATCAAGACGCTACAGGTAAAGCAAAAGCCTTAGCCCTTAGCTATGCATCTGCTATTGGTGGTGGACGTACAGGTATTATCGAGACAACCTTCAAAGACGAGACTGAGACCGATCTTTTTGGTGAGCAAGCTGTTCTTTGTGGTGGTGCAACAGCACTGGTAGAGGCTGGTTTTCAAACATTGGTCGAAGCGGGTTATGAGCCTGAAATGGCATACTTTGAGTGTTTGCATGAGCTTAAACTCATCGTTGATTTGATGTACCAAGGCGGTATTGCTGATATGCGTTATTCTATCTCAAATACAGCCGAGTACGGTGATTATGTGAGCGGAAAACGTGTGATTAATGCGGAGTCAAAAGCGGCGATGAAAGAGATTTTGGCTGAGATTCAAGATGGTCGTTTTGCAAAAGATTTTATTTTAGAGCGAAAAGCAGGTTATACTCGTATGAATGCTGAGCGTGCAAAAACAGAGAGAAGTTTACTCAATAAAACAGGTGAAAAATTACGTGCAATGATGCCGTGGATCACCTCTAAAAAAATCATCAATAAAGATAAAAACTAAATCTATAACGTGGCATACGAAAGAAGTCTTTGCTTCTTTCGTGTCGTCATACGTGTCATTAAATCGTAGAAATATAAAAGAGGTTACATGGGTATAGTTATCACGGTCACATCAGGTAAAGGTGGCGTTGGAAAATCAACGACGACTGCAAACCTAGCTGTTGGACTTGCAAATTTAGGACAAAAAGTTGTTGCTATTGATTTTGATATAGGGCTTAGAAATCTTGATATGATTTTAGGTCTTGAAAATCGTATTGTATACGATGTGGTTGATGTGATGGAGGGGCGTTGTAATTTAGCGCAAGCCTTAATTAATGACAAAAAATCCAAATCACTCTACTTTTTACCTGCGAGTCAAACCAAAGATAAAGATATTTTAAATAAAGAGAAAGTCAAAGCCTTAATTGAGACGCTCAAAGAGAGTTTTGATATTGTTATGTTAGATTCTCCAGCAGGTATTGAAAGTGGTTTTGAGCACTCTATTTTCTTAGCAGACCGAGCCCTCATTGTCTCAACACCTGATGTGAGTTCTGTGCGTGATGCCGATAGGGTTATTGGTATTATTGATGCGAAGAGTGAGCGTGCTAAAAATGGACAAGAGGTTGAAAAACACATTATTATTAACCGTATTAAACCAGAGATGGTTGAAGCAGGAAATATGCTCAGTGTTGAAGATGTGTTAAGTATTTTAGCGCTTCCACTCATTGGTATTGTGCCAGATGATGAAGATATTATCACTTCTACCAATACAGGAACGCCTATTGTGACAAAAGAGAAATCACTCTCAGCAGAAGCGTATCGTAATATTGCTCGTCGTATTTTAGGTGAAGAGGTAGAATTTTTAGATATAAAGTCAAAAAAAGGCTTTCTCTCTACACTGAAAGGAATCTTCAAATGAGCCTCTTTGATACTTTTTTTGGAAAGAAAAAAAGCACTGCAGATGTGGCCAAAAATCGATTAACCATTATGCTCTCTCATGAGAGAGCAAGTTGTAAGTTACCCTATTTGGATGATTTACGCAATGATTTGATTAATGTCATTAAAAAATATACCAAAGTTGAAGATGTAAAGATTACCTCACACAATAATCAAAATCTTGAACTCCTTGAAGTTGAAGTGATTTTAGGAAAGTAGTGATACGCATTTATGGTCAAAAAAACAAAGAAAAAACAGAGTAAACCTACCGTAACTCAACACAAACACACAGAAGTGTCACATCTTAAACGCTATAGTATTTGGTTTATGCTATTTATTACCTTACTTGTGGTTGCATTAAGTGGCTATTGGTATTTCTATAATGCATCGACCCATACAAAAGCTCTACAACAAATACAAGCGCAAAATACTGTATCTACCGATGCTTTGATGTCTAAGATGAAAAAAATGCTTGAAGATGAAAAAGAACGTCAAGCTTCTTTACCTCCTGTCGCACAAAACAATGTAACAGTTGCTCCTTTGGAAGTACCAACAGAAGTTCTTCCAGAAGTGACACTCCCTATTGAGCCTAGGGTTTATGAAGAGCATAATACCACGGCTCTTGTTCCTGAGGAGCATCCTTCTAAAACGAGTGAGCTCTCTGAGGTACATGAGTATCAAGAGAGCCTTAAAGAGAGTGGGCATACGTATAAACCAAACGAAGTCATTCGTAAAAAATACCCAGCAGGAACGATACCTAAACTAGCCATTATCATTGATGATGTCTCTTTCCCATGGCAAGTACGTATGATGAAAGAGATTCCCTATAAAGTCACACCTGCTTTTTTCCCACCTACCAAACGTCATCCTGAAACGGTACGCTTGTCGCATGAGTTTCCCTTTGCAATGGTGCATCTTCCTTTAGAGGCGAAGTATTATTCTAGGCCTGAGGAAGATACCCTCAATACCACCGATTCTCTTGAAGTGATTGAGCAAAGAATTAAGCGCATTAAGGCATGGTTCCCGCATATTGTTTATTATAATAATCATACAGGTGGGTACTTTACAGCAGATTATCAGGCGATGGATCGTTTGATTAAGGTGATGAAAGCCCATGAACTTGTTTTCGTTGATAGCCGTACCATTGGTAATTCAAAAGCCCCTGAAGTGACAAAAAAGTATGATATGTTTTTATATTCTCGGGATGTTTTTTTGGATAATTCTTTAGAAAAACATGCCATCATAACGCAGCTCAAAGAGGCCGTTACCAAAGCTAAAAAAAATGGTTATGCCATTGCTATTGGTCATCCACACAAAAATACATTAGAGGTATTAAGAGACTCAAAAGCACTGCTAGAGGGCGTGGAATTGGTCTATCTTAAAGAACTATAATGATTAAGGAGGTAGACTTTCTTGTTCCTGAATTACAGAGCATGAAAGCCTATCCTGATGCCTTGTACTATAAGGGAAATCTTTCTTTATTGCAACGTCCTAAGATTTCGATAGTTGGAACACGCCATCCCATCTCATACACAAAACTGTTTACGCAGCTTTTAGCACGTAAACTCTCTGTCGCTGGGGTATGCATTGTCAGTGGCGGTGCACAGGGGGTAGATGCCATTGCACACCAAGGGGCTGGCTTTAGTAATACCATTATGGTCGCAGGTACAGGGCTTGACATTCGCTATCCTGCTTTGCATGCAAAAATGATTGAAAGTATCGAAAATGAGGGATTGGTTTTGAGCCAATTTGAAGCAGGAAAACCCTCTACTAAATGGAATTTTCCCAAACGAAATGAGTTAGTAGTCGCCCTTGGAGATGCGCTCATTGTAACGCAAGCCGATCCAAAAAGTGGCAGTATGCACAGTGTAGAATTTGCTTTAAAAATGAACAAACCCATTTACGTGCTACCGCATCGTTTAGGCGAGTCTGAGGGAACCTCTATGTTGCTTGCAAAAGGCTTAGCAACACCACTGTATGATATAGATGCTTTTGTGATGAAATTGGGTTTAAACACGTTTACATGTAACGATGAATTTTTAGCGTATTGCAGTAATCAACCCTTATACCATGAGGCTGTAGAAAAGTTTGCAAACAAAGTATTTGAGTACGAATGTTTAGGAAAAATTACCATTGATAATGGTCGCATTAAATGCACATAGGAGTATAAAATGGGTTTTGAATGGGTCGTTGCTTTTTTAGTTTTAGGGTGCGTGGTTGGCTTTATGGCAGGACTTTTAGGCATTGGTGGTGGAGGCATTATGGTGCCTGTGCTTACATCCATTTTTTTAGCGCAAGGTATTCCTGTTGAGCATGTTGTGCATATGGCACTTGGAACCTCTATGGCGTCTATTGTGGTGACCTCTTTTGCCAGTATGAGAGCACATCATAAAAAAGGTGCGGTATTGTGGGGTGTCGTAAAATATATGGCAGGAGGAGTGATTATTGGAACTTTTCTCGCAACCTTTCTTGCCTCTTCCTTAAAATCTGCGCATTTAGCCATTTTCTTTGCACTCTTCATGGCATACGTCTCCATTCAAATGGCAATCGATAAAAAACCAAAACCCACCCGTGAACTTTCAACACCTGCTTCTTTGTTTGGTGCAGGCTCGTTTATTGGGATGATTTCAGCATTGGTCTCCATTGGGGGTGGCTCTTTAACCGTACCGTATTTAATTTGGCAAAATGTGGATGTGAAAAAAGCCATTGCGACTTCTGCTGCTATAGGATTCCCCCTCTCTATTGCAGGAACCTTAGGGTATATCGTGAATGGTGTATTGCATGCTTCTAATGGGCAGAGCATGATGCTAGGGTTTGTTTATCTTCCCGCAGTGATTCTGATTTCTATGCCGAGTTATTTTATAGCGCCCTTAGGTGCTAAAATGGCACACAGCTTACCTGTTTCAAAACTCAAAAAAATCTTTGCAGTCCTTCTTATGGTGCTTAGCCTTAAGATGCTAACATCCGTGCTTTAATCTTTACATGTAAAGAGTGTGCATGAAAAAAATAGCCAGTATTGATATCGGATTGAAGCGTATAGGTGTGGCTTTATGTTTGATGGAGGGTATTGTTAATCCTCAAGAAGCAATTTTACGTAAAAATCGTGATCAAGCCGCACGTGATGTGGATACTTTTTTAAAAGAGTGGAGCATCGAGTTTTTGGTTGTAGGACTTCCAAAAGGTGGCAGTAGCAGTGAAGAGATGGAGCGGCGTATTAAACACTTTGTGAGTTTACTAAGCTTTGAGGGTGAGATAGTCTATCAAGATGAGTACGGCTCAAGCAATGAAGCCAAAGAGATGATGCAAGGCATTATTACGCAAAAACGAGATGGTAGAATTGATTCTATTGCAGCAAAAGTGATTTTGGAGCGTTATTTAGATGCAAAAAAAGGAATGGAATGATTGAGTTAATGGTGGCTGAAATTATTGGCACATTGGCATTTGCGCTCAGTGGTTTTTATGTAGCAGTCAAAGAAAAACTTGATTTGCTTGGCGTTTTTATTGCCTCATTTTTAACAGCTCTTGGGGGTGGTTTGGTGCGAGATATGCTCTCCGATAGAGCGCCGTATACCTTTACCAATTTAATGCCAACCTTATTGGTTTTAGGGGTTGTCTTTTTTAGCATTGTTTTAAAATTGCACAAAAAAGATGAGATTGAAAAAAAGTTCTATTTTATTGTGAGTGACACCTTGGGTCTGGTCTCTTTTTCTATCTCAGGAGCATTGATTGGCTTACAAGCAGACTTTAACGTTTTTGGTGTGATTTTGTTAGCGCTCATTACTGCTGTGGGCGGAGGCGTGGTACGCGATATTTTACTTAACCGTGTTCCTTTACTTTTGACCAGTGAGTTTTATGGTACGGTTTCCCTGTTGGTAGGGCTTATTTTATACTTGTTTGCACAATGGGATGTGAGTGGCTATTTGCCCTTGATGGCTGTCTTTGTTTTTGGTGTTGGCTTGAGGCTTTTGGCCTACTATAAACAGTGGAATTTACCTAAAATTGGGTAAATCTTTTTTCGCTATAATTGCATTTTTGAAGGAGTAATCAATGGATTTTGAATGTATGGATAAAGAGTATGTGTTGCAAACGTATGCACGTAATTATGTCAATTTTAAACACGGTGTGAATGCCACTCTTTTTGATGATAAGGGCAGGGATTATATTGATTTTACCAGTGGTATTGGTGTGGTGAGTGTGGGACATGGCAATCAACGATTGGCCGATGCAATTAGCGATCAAGCTCGAAATCTAATACATACCTCGAATATTTATTTGATTGAGCCACAAGCCAAACTCGCCAAAAAAATCAATGAACTCACAGGTTTTGATGTCGCTGTTTTCTTTGGCAATTCAGGGGCTGAAGCCAATGAGGGAGCCATTAAATTAGCCCGTAAATACGGTGAAAAAAAATTTGCTAAAAAACGCTATAAAGTCTTAACCTTAGAGCACTCTTTTCATGGAAGAACCATTACAACGGTAAAGGCTACGGGTCAAGAGAAGTTTCAACAAAGTGCTTTTGCTCCTTATCCTGAAGGATTCTCCTATACCAAAGCCATTGCTGATTTATACCACAGCATTGATGATGAAACCGTAGCGGTGATGATAGAATTGGTTCAAGGCGAGGGTGGTGTAAAAGCATTTCCAAAAGCGGAAATTCAAGCCTTAGCTGCTTTTTTAAAAGAGAGAGAAATTTTACTCATCATTGATGAAGTGCAAACAGGTATTTTTAGAAGCGGTGAGTTTTTAGCCACCTCTTTGTATGAGATTGAGCCTGATATTATCACCCTTGCCAAAGGTTTAGCAGGCGGTGTGCCTATTGGTGCGGTAGTCACCAAACACAAAGATATTTTTGAAGCGGGTGATCATGGCAGCACCTTTGGAGGTAATTTTCTCTCAACCCGAGCAGGGCTTGAAGCTTTGACGATTTTAGATGAGTACAAGCAAAGTGGTATGCTAGATGAAGCACTCATTTATTTTGATGCTAAACTCAAAGCTTTAGCACAGGCGTTTCCTTTGTTATTTGAGAGCGTTGAGGGCTTGGGCTTAATGCGTGGAATTCGTTGTGCAAATGGGGATATTTTAGCTTCTATCGTTAAAAAGGCTTTTGAAAATGGTGTTTTGGTCTTAAAAGCAGGGAACAATACCCTCCGTTTTCTTCCTCCACTTACTATCTCTAAAGAGGAGATGAATGAGGGCTTTAAGCGTTTAGAAAGTGCGTGTAAAACGCTTGGCTAAGCTTTGAAATTTAGTGACTATATGCATGAGTGGCTCTATGGAAAAGAGGGCTACTACAGCAATATGCGAACCATCGGAAAAGAGGGCGATTTTTACACCGCTGTGAGTACGAGTATGTTCTTTGGTGGAAGCATTGCAAAACGTCTTCTTTCAAGCATTGAAGAGGGATTTTTAACATCAAAGACGTATGTGGTTGAAATTGGTGCGCATAAAGGGTATTTGTTAGCCGATATGATTCAGTTTATCTATACCCTCAAACCTGAATGGCTCAAAACATTGACGTTCGTTATTGTTGAGCCATTCTCTGCCAATCAAATCATGCAAAAAAAGTATTTTGAAGAGGCGTTTGGGGATGCAATAGAGCTTTTACATGTAAAGAACTTAGAAGAGCTTACATGTAAAGAAGCTTTTTTTGTTGCCAATGAGATTTTTGATGCGTTTACGTGTGAAGTGATTTATGGAAATGAGATGCTTTTTATCGAAGAGGGAAAAGCGTTTTTTGCCGCTATGGATTCGTTTACATGTAAAAAAGCAGAAGCGTATGGTGTGAGCAAAGGAGAGCTTTGTTTAGGTTATGAATCTTTTGCAAAGGCTATGGCAAAGAGCGCAGAGCGTTTTGAATTTATCACGTTTGATTATGGGGATAAAGAAGCAAGAGGAGATTTTTCTCTGAGAGTCTATGCCAAACATCAAACCTATCCTTTTTTTGGATTAACCAATTTGGTAGAGGAAAAACTTCGAGAACCACTCCTTTTTGATGCCCTGTTTCAAAAGAGCGATATAACGTATGATGTCACTTTTAGCCATCTTTTTCAAGCATTTGAAAGCTCTGGTATGAGGCTTTGTGCGTACAGTACACAGATGAAAGCTTTGGTTGATTTTGGACTCATTGAACTTTTAGAGCTTTTTGCCGACAAGGTATCGCCAAAGGTCTATGAGCAAGAAATGAATCGTATTAAAACACTGATAGATCCTTCCTTTATGGGCGAACGTTTTAAGATGGCCTGTTTTCGAAAAGAAAAAGCGTAACGCACACTTTAAGATTAGGTCGGTATTAATGCCAAAGTTTTTGTGCTTTTTTTTGACCTTCAATGACTGCAACAGCAATAGCAAAACCATGATCGTGCGTGATAGAAAGTGCCATATCTGTAATGCCATAGGTTTCAATTAAATGGCGTGAAAGGGTAAACGAAGGTGCATTCTTTGCATCTTTATAGAGCTGTATATCCATAAATCCACACGTTTCGCTAATGCCAATGCCTAAAGCTTTAGAAATGGCTTCTTTGGCTGCATAAAATCCAGCTGCCGTGGCATCGCTTTTAACTAAAGTAAGTTCTTGTGGAGATAAAAATTTTAAAAGCGCCTTGTCTCCAAAGCGCTCTTTGAGTTTAGAAATACGCTCAATGCTGACAATATCAACACCAATCATTGAACGACAAAATCTGTAAAATAGATATTTTTAATGTAGCCATCGGAGAGGTTTTCATTAATTTTATCGAGCACTTCATCTTTGAGTTTATCTTTACCTTTTATGGTGCTAATCTCTTCAAAGGTTTTTGATGAAAAAGTACGAATGATAATATCACGAATCAAAGATTTTTTATGGTCAATTTCGGGTTGTAATTTTGCATCACTGAGTTCTAAATCAATGGCTACTTTTAAAAAGCGGTTACCGCTTTCACTAAGCAAATTCACAACAAACTGTGCCATAGGGTACATAGGACCAATCACCAAATGATCCGTTGAACGCTTGGGTGTCTTTTTTTTCTCGGTAGAAGTTGATTGTGTTTGTGGTGCAGCTGTTGTTACTTCTTCTTCATGACCACCACTGAGCATTAAAAATGCCGCAGCACCACCACCAATCAACACAACAACCAAAAGAACGATGACAATGATAAGAACCATATTCCCTTTTGGTTTTTTTTCTACTGTTCCATCATTTTCTTCAGGTTTTTTACCAGCCATTTGTTATCCTTTTACATGTAAATAGTCTATTTGGGTGTATATCGTTCAATTGGTTGAAAAATTTACATCCATTCAATTAATTTGGAGACTTCATCAATAGCATAGCATTTTAAGTCATGAATTGTTTCAAGAGGCAGTGAGGGAACAACGGCTTTTTCAAACTGCTGTGATTTTGCCTCTTTAAGGCGTAAATCAAGATTGAAAATATCTCGTACATCCCCAATCAAAGAGACTTCACCAATAAACACCGTATCTTTGCTAATAGGACGATTTCGGTACGAGCTAATAATGGCAGCAATAATCGCTAAATCAGCCGATGTTTCGCTAATTTTAATGCCTCCTGCAATGTTGATAAAAACATCGTATTGGTTAAAAGGAAGATCAAGTTTTCGCTCAAGAAGTGCTAAAAGCATGGTAAGACGGTTGAGTTCATATCCTGTAGCACTACGTTTTGGGTTAGGATAGCCACTATCACTCACCAATGCTTGTACTTCCAACACAATAGGACGACTTCCTTCCATTAAAACCGTAATAGCCGAGCCTGCTTGTGCTTTGCCACGGGTAAAAAACTTTTTAGAAATATCTTTTGCACTTACCAGTCCTACTTTTGTCATTTCAAAAATGCCCACTTCGCTGGTAGTTCCAAAACGGTTTTTAAAGCCACGAAGCAGACGAAGTTCTCTTGAAGAGTCTCCTTCAAAATAAAGCACCGTATCGACCATGTGTTCAAGCACGCGAGGCCCTGCAATAGAGCCTTCTTTGGTAATGTGCCCAATGATAAAGGTAGCGATGTTTTTTTCTTTACCAAAACGCATGAGTTCAAACGTAATCTCTCTTACCTGTGAGACACTTCCAGGAGCTGAGGCAATTTTTTCACTGTAAATGGTTTGAATAGAGTCAATAATAAGGACTTCAAAGGCATGTTTTTCTAGCTCTTTAAAGATGGTATCAAGTCTGATTTCAGAGAGGAGATAAAGGTTGGGATAATTGCTATCGACACGGTTTGCACGCATTTTGATTTGGCTAGAGGACTCTTCGCCACTTACATAAAGAACTTTTTTCCCCTCA harbors:
- a CDS encoding divergent polysaccharide deacetylase family protein, coding for MVKKTKKKQSKPTVTQHKHTEVSHLKRYSIWFMLFITLLVVALSGYWYFYNASTHTKALQQIQAQNTVSTDALMSKMKKMLEDEKERQASLPPVAQNNVTVAPLEVPTEVLPEVTLPIEPRVYEEHNTTALVPEEHPSKTSELSEVHEYQESLKESGHTYKPNEVIRKKYPAGTIPKLAIIIDDVSFPWQVRMMKEIPYKVTPAFFPPTKRHPETVRLSHEFPFAMVHLPLEAKYYSRPEEDTLNTTDSLEVIEQRIKRIKAWFPHIVYYNNHTGGYFTADYQAMDRLIKVMKAHELVFVDSRTIGNSKAPEVTKKYDMFLYSRDVFLDNSLEKHAIITQLKEAVTKAKKNGYAIAIGHPHKNTLEVLRDSKALLEGVELVYLKEL
- the ilvC gene encoding ketol-acid reductoisomerase, which translates into the protein MAITVFYDKDCDISIIRSKKVAMIGFGSQGHAHAENLRDSGVEVVVGLRKDGSSWAKAEAKGFKVMSVAEATKYADVIMILLPDEMQGDVFAAEIKPNLTEGKAIAFGHGFNIHYGQIITPKGVDCIMVAPKAPGHTVRSEFVNGGGIPDLIAIDQDATGKAKALALSYASAIGGGRTGIIETTFKDETETDLFGEQAVLCGGATALVEAGFQTLVEAGYEPEMAYFECLHELKLIVDLMYQGGIADMRYSISNTAEYGDYVSGKRVINAESKAAMKEILAEIQDGRFAKDFILERKAGYTRMNAERAKTERSLLNKTGEKLRAMMPWITSKKIINKDKN
- the ruvX gene encoding Holliday junction resolvase RuvX, with amino-acid sequence MKKIASIDIGLKRIGVALCLMEGIVNPQEAILRKNRDQAARDVDTFLKEWSIEFLVVGLPKGGSSSEEMERRIKHFVSLLSFEGEIVYQDEYGSSNEAKEMMQGIITQKRDGRIDSIAAKVILERYLDAKKGME
- the minE gene encoding cell division topological specificity factor MinE, whose amino-acid sequence is MSLFDTFFGKKKSTADVAKNRLTIMLSHERASCKLPYLDDLRNDLINVIKKYTKVEDVKITSHNNQNLELLEVEVILGK
- a CDS encoding DNA-processing protein DprA is translated as MIKEVDFLVPELQSMKAYPDALYYKGNLSLLQRPKISIVGTRHPISYTKLFTQLLARKLSVAGVCIVSGGAQGVDAIAHQGAGFSNTIMVAGTGLDIRYPALHAKMIESIENEGLVLSQFEAGKPSTKWNFPKRNELVVALGDALIVTQADPKSGSMHSVEFALKMNKPIYVLPHRLGESEGTSMLLAKGLATPLYDIDAFVMKLGLNTFTCNDEFLAYCSNQPLYHEAVEKFANKVFEYECLGKITIDNGRIKCT
- the acpS gene encoding holo-ACP synthase, whose product is MIGVDIVSIERISKLKERFGDKALLKFLSPQELTLVKSDATAAGFYAAKEAISKALGIGISETCGFMDIQLYKDAKNAPSFTLSRHLIETYGITDMALSITHDHGFAIAVAVIEGQKKAQKLWH
- a CDS encoding trimeric intracellular cation channel family protein, with the translated sequence MIELMVAEIIGTLAFALSGFYVAVKEKLDLLGVFIASFLTALGGGLVRDMLSDRAPYTFTNLMPTLLVLGVVFFSIVLKLHKKDEIEKKFYFIVSDTLGLVSFSISGALIGLQADFNVFGVILLALITAVGGGVVRDILLNRVPLLLTSEFYGTVSLLVGLILYLFAQWDVSGYLPLMAVFVFGVGLRLLAYYKQWNLPKIG
- a CDS encoding HDOD domain-containing protein; its protein translation is MDENILKKIKSLPPLDDTVLKIQRICVDKNSSLNDLVKVVESDPMLTANILKSSNSPLYGFSREIKNIAHAVSLFGMATVRGFALSSAIKQNIKINLDPYNIGNNDFLEISTLQSTFMFKWYSKVNKSMLDILQPAAFMMEVGKIIIAHELAEQNKESAFKHALMHIKTPEELSALEKESVGFSNEEVTAKIFEQWNLEGELVESIKFSNEPFLADESIQPYAAALNVVKQSINIFGHFREDFVEKALMLLHEYHLEREPFIETIEQFEQ
- a CDS encoding sulfite exporter TauE/SafE family protein, with translation MGFEWVVAFLVLGCVVGFMAGLLGIGGGGIMVPVLTSIFLAQGIPVEHVVHMALGTSMASIVVTSFASMRAHHKKGAVLWGVVKYMAGGVIIGTFLATFLASSLKSAHLAIFFALFMAYVSIQMAIDKKPKPTRELSTPASLFGAGSFIGMISALVSIGGGSLTVPYLIWQNVDVKKAIATSAAIGFPLSIAGTLGYIVNGVLHASNGQSMMLGFVYLPAVILISMPSYFIAPLGAKMAHSLPVSKLKKIFAVLLMVLSLKMLTSVL
- the minD gene encoding septum site-determining protein MinD, with protein sequence MGIVITVTSGKGGVGKSTTTANLAVGLANLGQKVVAIDFDIGLRNLDMILGLENRIVYDVVDVMEGRCNLAQALINDKKSKSLYFLPASQTKDKDILNKEKVKALIETLKESFDIVMLDSPAGIESGFEHSIFLADRALIVSTPDVSSVRDADRVIGIIDAKSERAKNGQEVEKHIIINRIKPEMVEAGNMLSVEDVLSILALPLIGIVPDDEDIITSTNTGTPIVTKEKSLSAEAYRNIARRILGEEVEFLDIKSKKGFLSTLKGIFK
- the radA gene encoding DNA repair protein RadA encodes the protein MAKKQILFECQACGHQSAKWLGKCPNCGAWDEYIELSQNQIEVLKEINSKPSSTQGSAIPITEVSFEQIERFSSGDTELDLVLGGGIVQGSLTLIGGSPGVGKSTLLLKIAGNLAREGKKVLYVSGEESSSQIKMRANRVDSNYPNLYLLSEIRLDTIFKELEKHAFEVLIIDSIQTIYSEKIASAPGSVSQVREITFELMRFGKEKNIATFIIGHITKEGSIAGPRVLEHMVDTVLYFEGDSSRELRLLRGFKNRFGTTSEVGIFEMTKVGLVSAKDISKKFFTRGKAQAGSAITVLMEGSRPIVLEVQALVSDSGYPNPKRSATGYELNRLTMLLALLERKLDLPFNQYDVFINIAGGIKISETSADLAIIAAIISSYRNRPISKDTVFIGEVSLIGDVRDIFNLDLRLKEAKSQQFEKAVVPSLPLETIHDLKCYAIDEVSKLIEWM
- a CDS encoding SAM-dependent methyltransferase, yielding MKFSDYMHEWLYGKEGYYSNMRTIGKEGDFYTAVSTSMFFGGSIAKRLLSSIEEGFLTSKTYVVEIGAHKGYLLADMIQFIYTLKPEWLKTLTFVIVEPFSANQIMQKKYFEEAFGDAIELLHVKNLEELTCKEAFFVANEIFDAFTCEVIYGNEMLFIEEGKAFFAAMDSFTCKKAEAYGVSKGELCLGYESFAKAMAKSAERFEFITFDYGDKEARGDFSLRVYAKHQTYPFFGLTNLVEEKLREPLLFDALFQKSDITYDVTFSHLFQAFESSGMRLCAYSTQMKALVDFGLIELLELFADKVSPKVYEQEMNRIKTLIDPSFMGERFKMACFRKEKA
- a CDS encoding aspartate aminotransferase family protein — encoded protein: MDFECMDKEYVLQTYARNYVNFKHGVNATLFDDKGRDYIDFTSGIGVVSVGHGNQRLADAISDQARNLIHTSNIYLIEPQAKLAKKINELTGFDVAVFFGNSGAEANEGAIKLARKYGEKKFAKKRYKVLTLEHSFHGRTITTVKATGQEKFQQSAFAPYPEGFSYTKAIADLYHSIDDETVAVMIELVQGEGGVKAFPKAEIQALAAFLKEREILLIIDEVQTGIFRSGEFLATSLYEIEPDIITLAKGLAGGVPIGAVVTKHKDIFEAGDHGSTFGGNFLSTRAGLEALTILDEYKQSGMLDEALIYFDAKLKALAQAFPLLFESVEGLGLMRGIRCANGDILASIVKKAFENGVLVLKAGNNTLRFLPPLTISKEEMNEGFKRLESACKTLG
- the fliL gene encoding flagellar basal body-associated protein FliL; amino-acid sequence: MAGKKPEENDGTVEKKPKGNMVLIIVIVLLVVVLIGGGAAAFLMLSGGHEEEVTTAAPQTQSTSTEKKKTPKRSTDHLVIGPMYPMAQFVVNLLSESGNRFLKVAIDLELSDAKLQPEIDHKKSLIRDIIIRTFSSKTFEEISTIKGKDKLKDEVLDKINENLSDGYIKNIYFTDFVVQ